The Rhopalosiphum maidis isolate BTI-1 chromosome 2, ASM367621v3, whole genome shotgun sequence genome segment gaatatctattaggtatttactatttaggtaggtataaatgtatacctacacgTATATCTACattatagacaattttaataattaatctgtCTATAAATTAAGCTTAATACTATAGGTATTGATTGTAACcagtttaagtttttaatacttacttaCAACCAAGTCTTAAGTCTCAACGTACACCGCCACAACCCAGTCCTCAAGCTACCTATCTCAGACTTATGTAGtgttacctacctatttaaaattataacaaaatgtttaattttatcatttaaacaagtatatacctaataacttTTTACCTTTTTGATACATATGcgatataaacaataagtatGTAGTTCAAAATACAAATGGGCTTTcctaatttctaaatattaactatatagtaaatatttaaattctaaattaatattagttatactaCACTCCACAATGAATAGTTTTGAAAACACGCACCACAGACAACCGAGTTaggaagataaaaaaaaatgtctttagtcttgaaaatatttttatactttctcAAGAAAAAGAATaggatagaaaaaaaatatagtatataaacatttaaaattatcatatctgTGGTACCACCGTATTGCTGACCAGTGCCATGATTTCCTGAAGTGCAAGTAGCTCGTCCTTGCACTGTACAGCAATTGTGTATAACTTCTGAATTTCTCATTCAGTTTCAAAGTTACACGCTACATGTCCTTCAGTCATCTGTATAAATGAATTTCGTATAAGATCGAGTGGtagaaataataagaatataaaccGTTCTAAACCGATCAACCAGGGATGATcagtaagttatattaatataaacataaaaaactattcattTCAATAGCGTATATTTCGTAATTGAAAACTAAGTACAATTATAAGCCAACTATTAAGAATCGTTAAacttcgttaaaaaaaataaaaattgcagtTTACTAAGCTAAGGCAGTAAAACATACATTTgactatttaagtatttttaattcattagataatataataataaatatataatatattctacccTATGAGGCTATGAATACGTTTAACAATGCGTATAGTAACTCcataataccataatttatattttataatacttgagtaggtaattaaaaaaaaatttaacttaaatattacatttccagaggctttttattttaatagttgatttattatttataaaaaatatattctagcGAGTTGTATTCGTATttctatttcaatttaaaataatatgatgcatCATGAGACTTTTATAACATAGACTATTAAACCAGGTTTGGTAGGTATGTTAAAGTGCTACAATTCCTAACACTGCAGCTCAAATGAAACTCTGATgtcttatgataataatatagaattgaatgaaatggataaaaatattcaaaacctTAGCTTACAAAGATAATGAAACAATgcgatgtaataaattatccattatattatgatatattagttagaaaaaaaataatcatttattttatttatttattaacagtttatttgtgtgctatacttttataatccAATCTCCGGGgagtaaaatgtaaacaaatattttatacgaagcAGGTAGTTAAAATATGGCCCAATTCCTGGACAcccaaaacaaataatgaccAATAGGCTACAACCTGCACAGAGCCAACGCCAGAAGTATTAGCGCCCTTAATCCTCCCTCCCCCCCACATCTAGTTTtagtagtaataaaattatgttttttagtaagtttaaataaaattagtaggtctgtataatttttgtattataactttaaactttattacctaatcatacaatattataacaaggttattaatttataaaattgccaCATCacgtaaaagaataaaataaaaaaaatagtaattttaaatttgatacttataactacaattaatattaaaactagttCATTATACAAAAACGAGATAATTAAAACGACATtagataatgaatatttaaaattgtgtagattgttaatacgtattaaaagataaaagaaataaagataattttcaatttggcGCCACTTCCATGCTGTCACCCTGGGCAGTCTCCTAGGTCACCCATAGCTTTCGCCTGGCCCTAAAAGTACGGCATTTATAAGCTtatgataacataatttacTACACGCATACAACTCATAAAGAtaaaggaaaatattttttatattaatccaATCAGTACATTTgcttctatatattatatttatatttatatattattgtataataaaatataacttttcaaaatataataattataatattaattaaataaatttcttcaTTTTTTGCCTTGTTAGGAATTTAACGTGTAATTCCAACAGCACCGCAGCCACGaggtcaattattattattgtaataatactcAATAGTTACCTTGTACACCAAAatcatataagaaaataatttacaatgtgaaataaaactaaaatatttcagttaatttttattatgaagaatatgtttttttttctataactaaatgaaatgaaacaaaaataagcgtataaaaatagtataatatattaatatttgaataaaataatcatgtaGATATAATAGAAATCGCCCAtaggtaaaatacaataaatatctcTTGCACGacagaagaaaaatattgtaagaaatcgatgaaatctaaaattattcaacagaatttgtaaaaacacatatttaatgaaaaatatttacaagaaCAACAATTAGTAGGAGTTTCTCTCTCTTAATAGTGAATATAACAGCACACATAGTggacatagtataatatgaaaattattgataataatgtgttaGCATGGAGATGACATACTTGGAATACACAAATAAAGACATGACATTGACTAaaagtatgttttaaataagtactaaATTAATGTCTAACTCAGAAACACATGAGATTTTAAAGCATAACTTTCAATCTtttctttgatatttttactacttttGTTAAGTATCtagcatcatattataaaaacaattataaaaaaaaaaattatgagcgATTTCTAATGTATGATTAAATGTGATGGTAATTATCCCCATATTGACTAAGATAAATAAACTGTTGAAATCATGCAAtataatcacatttttaaagaTCCTTGCATATTTcaataccacttaaaaaaaaaaaacaataaaattatacaaaacaatcaATGGAATGTAGacataaacatgtttttgttttttttttctttgtaattttaatcattcttCTTATTTTCAGCTTCTTTGTAAGGTGGAGGGAGttcctaaaacaaaaataacatcaaTTATTTCAACTTAAATTAGATATCAGATGAAAACCAAAACATATTTAGTAATACTGAATCAGTTGATTGgtttactttttattgaaaaactgtTATGacattagaattaaaaatgttaacagtactatattaaaaatataatttatcaaatacatCATTCAACTTAACTTATTTCAATTGAGTTAATTCCAAGGACGGATCTAGCATGTATTTTTGGTTGAGGCACTTTAtaggaaaaattatataatatagatataacccccaccaaaaaaaaaaaaaaaacaatatgataaaaatgtatatgttttttaatattatttttttccaatggGGGTGGCCACCAAATCCTCCCTTGGTTAATGCTTTACTATTACCAATTACAAACAAGttacaatatatcataaacaacaaacataataagtaggtattatttgttagttataaactttaataatgttaagttttagttacttttaatttaaatgaaagaacaataaatataaatacaaccattttatttaggatggtaaaaataaatattttatagagctgattgtaaaaccataaaaattgtattttataattattaaataaaagaaaccattgtaacttatattattatgttctatctttaaaatcattcaatataatgttttgaatttttttatactttcaatttcaacaaatatttgtacaattactttataacacaaaaatgGTTTATGATTTAGTATTTaccattttaataagaaaataagaagtattttttaaattttatatttaaaaataaatatgtttgatttaccaaaaactataaaaaaaaaaactgaaactaAACTTTCACTAGAAAAATGTACTATTCTGCTTaaattagtaagtataatttaatttaaatgtaaaataaaaaataaattaacagtaAGCACTATGTtaagaatctaaaaattgaaaaaaaatatgaataaacaatATCCTGTGGTTTCGAATATGTTGCCTTGTTGTGGCACAATTTTGCTTGCCTGAAAGATTAAGCCACATGCATACGATCATAATGCcaacataagaaaaaaaaattagaccaTAAGAATTCACAAATAAGGTTGTCTGTAGccaaatgttaattaaaaaccactgaaatgtatagtgtatattatacacaatgatttttggtaaaattattttaacattttgttttactaaccaattttattcaattgatAAATTAGTGTGCCCTAAAGTCCcagaaacatttaaaaattgaaaataataatgtgctaTAAAAAGATGTTTTTATGTTCTTTTAGGTTGCTAAAATCAAGACTAAATTCTCGATACAAAACCTCATTCCTTTTTATCATAaacagattatttatttttttaagtttataacaatgctgatacaacatatttttttaaataaatatagcaaataaaaacttacatAGTATGATGGTGGTGGAACATAAGCCATTTGTGGTCGGTTGGGATCAAAGTATGCACTTTGTGCTGCTTCTGCTGCTTTTGtatctgtaaatattatgtatctgtTACTTTaagatttatacatttttataaataaaatttttttgaagactaataaattataatattattaattcataaaatatttcgtcTTATAGCCagatttttcgaaattttaattaaacatacatattaattaaagtaactACAATACTCAACAGTCTggagtaatacaaataatataatatattttagtagcattataatattaaataaataataaaaaaattgaaatatatcattacttttattttattatataagtatcaagtataatatgctccttttaaatcaaatgttgattatttttaactttttcttcACTAActtgttcaattatttttggtattatctatgaaaaaatgaaatactactggtaaataatttaacttaaaaatcaattgattAATGTGATACTTCATGTTGTGAGTAGCATcacattaaattcaattttactctaaaattgtgaaattatgataatgactatttttttttttttttaattaactatattaatagtgcaatatattaactgttaaatagtgatacaaataatttatgcatgatatattatgatcttgatatttttatgtacaaacctcagtttttatcaaaaaatataaaaagaggtataaaaatattttgctgactgttacacaaaaaaatgtgataaattaaatccaaaaactattaatacctTGTCCATTAAAAAGTTGTGGAGGTGGAGCTGTTTGTGCAGGTGGAGCGCTTGCATAACCTGGATTACCAGTGAAACCAATAATACCTGGATATGGTGGAGGCATATCAGTTCTATAGACAGATtgagctaaaaataaaataaaaaatgatttatttttttaattattgataaaaatttgtcaaaaaacatttagatTTACAATAGgtttgttttatacaaattttaccaaaaattattaaacaaaatatatatttacgaggTGGTGCATCTGGAAAAGCTGCAGTTGAAGGCATCCATCCATAATAGCCAGGAGGAGGTACACCGTATGGAACATCAGCCATATAGTATGGACCTTCAGGTGGTGCATAGGCTGGCGGATTATCCATTTGAGGATAGTTACTATTagctaaaaaaatcatattgatttgtattgattatagatctgaatacaattatattatatagataaaataatcatacccATTGATGCGGCTCTTAGCATAGCTCTTCCAAAATCAATAGCACCTCCCttcttaaaaatcaatttgaattttgcTTCACCAACCCAGTTTCCATTAGGTTGAGCACGTACCTtaccttttatataatttgatccAAATACTGGTTGTTCCAATTCCACCTTAATTTCATAACAatctcaaaattataaaatgtgaaaaCATTAATGAGATATTTGAATTCTAAAAATACTTACATCTTTAAGAGTAACAAATGGCATACTAAATGATAAAAGCTCGTCTTTATCAGATTTGTTGATGAAAATCAAACGATGAGTAGTTAAAAACAGTTTTCCCACTTTTGAACCATGAAATGCTCTGCCATCCTGACCATGAAAGTCAATTGTAACAGCATCAGTAAACAagataatgctaaaaaaataaaagaatattataggtaggtggtaaggttaatttattttatttgttacaaatagtaaagaaatattaagattaatattataaattctatattcCTACCTATACTTagttaatctaaaaatacattttcattttatataaatactatttactaaAGAGTAAACCACTAAATAGACCACAGGTAggtagtaatttattacagtaatttttGGGTTTCCaatgattttcaaattattaaagatcTACACTGATAGTCTACTGAATAGTcaacataattttgatttaaaataactcaaaGAAAAATCTTTTCATTTAGgtagattttcaatttttatttgagttaattaaatttcaaatttttaatatagatagattgaaaaaaattactttaaaaaactaaCTGGGTTCATGAACTTGATTCATAGTTTATAAgaagacaaataaaaataggtacgACTAATAAAAATccctataaatacatacagttTATATcagataaacaaattatatcaattactatacattttaaacctaattacaacaattaagaataaaaacataattatctgCTTCAATAGGTTGATGATGAAAGTAAAATGAGAAAATAcactagaaaaaattattgaatgctCTAGAATGTACTAGAATTTTAGTCAATTTCATTGTTACATTCAATTGCATTACATAGTTCAATGAAATGATTGCCACCTATAGAATATTCTAGAATACTAATAACAGTGGTGAAATTTACAATGGTGTCTTGAATGATAAAAGTCAATTGTGGTTTCTATCTAAGTATCTAATATAACCAagaaagtataaaaacaaataacccaTTACcgtaatttagtattaaaatatccacacattttttttttttttttgtagttaccACCCTATAAGTGTCTGTAACAGAGGaagtaaatacaaaaacaaatgtgTTAGGCTAAGGtgcacaaacaaaaatattctgtaaaaataaataaaacacctaggtaatataataatacaatacagtgGTGAAGGCCTTGTAGTAAAATCGTTATGATAACCACTACTCAGGCATTTTGGACGGAGTCCAAACTAAAGATGTGTTCTAATTGCGTACTATTGACGACAAACAGGTACTATATCCTAAAAACCCTAAACCCTGCATCACATAGAAATTCGAAATACAAatagtatttacaaaatatatctattcgAGAATAAACCCTTAGTGGGGGTGAGGAACATATTTATCGACAGGTTCGTCCAAAAGACGAAAAATAAGAGGGGAAAGTGGAACGCGGCCCGAAATGCAATTAGTCGCATGTGCAACGACTTCTGCACCGAGTGCATCGGTATCCGgtagtactatataataactataatccGTAGGTGGTATGAAACGGACGTCACGGGGCATATATAATCTCATTTGTATGACTCACCATTCGCCTGCGTGTATTAGGCAACCACCGCCTTGGACGTGAGCAGTGTTCAGCGACATGATCGTCGTCGGTAGTCTCGTGTAGCCGGGAATCCAGTCggggaaagaaaaaaattaaataaaataactcgtCAGCAACGAATGTTCGCGAAACCGTATCAGCGGCGACGTAGAGAAAATGCTCGACCGATTGCGTCACACGGGGCAAGCGAATACGCAAACGCGAAACGGCAACGACACGATCTGGTATCACACTGACGAAGTGATGAGAGatgagaaataattaataacaaaaaaccaCTCGCGTCTCGCACTAtctagatttttattattaaccacgacgtaatattattatctgcagTGTGCCTGAGCGTGCGCGCGCGACAGTGTACGTGTGACTGTGTGAGAGTCCGAGTGTTTTCTTATAATCACggattttctttaaaaatcttaCACGCTTACCGCGCCCGACCGGATACTATTACGAATAATAACGTGATAAATTCGGTTGCTTGAGAAGAACGCGACCGACGGACCGACGACGtacaacgatattatattattatcactcaAAAAGTAGtgaataaaaacgaaattatCGCGTACTGGTCGGGGGAGGGTGGTCTGTCGGAAAAGATACGAATCTTGGATGAGCCGCGGGACGGGGGTTGTTCGACGGGCGACAACTACAGCTGCGAACGACGCACGGCACAAATACAACAAATTTCGACTGCACTCGCGTCCGCGCTAAACAGCTGCTGCCGTGATTAGAGAGCAGAGATTAGACATTCTTGGCAAATATTCAAGGTTACGCTGCGCCACAGTGTCGCCAAGCTGGAGATTTCCACTCGACACAACGCAGCCGtcgtttattttcaaaccgCGTTCCCGcttgcaatataaataataattaataatatttattatttatcattatcgtgtattaatatcatattttatatatatatatattttattcgattttatagttattactgttattagtaGTTACTAGTAAAGTAGTAACTAGTCAGAActctaactaataaaatactaataatatagtatatacatatactagtATATTACATCGATGTAAAGTGTATGTACTTTGTCTTAGTGAAATAGTGAATAGTGTATTACTGATTTACTGTTTACTTTTTACTACCTACTGAAAATCCATCATAATTTACCTActgtacaaataattatgactTACAAGGATAAATAGCCATATATGACAATATGGTTAGTATTTTAGCCACcgaatgtaggtatattatagaaaaattgtattattatttatttattattaatatgaatgtttaatttaagtattacaaatcagtaataaactaataaccacaaacaatgatttttttttttgtatattaatattataatattagatccAAACTTTAATTAGGTAGTTGGTCGTAGGTATGCAATAATGTGCaaataaactcaaaaatataCGATTGAGTTAAATGCACAGTCAATAGTCCTAAAGATAATGTGAGatgtgtatataggtactgggtaatataatgaaatggattcgtattttgatttaaaaaattgagttaaatccgaaaacaaaataattgagtaaACATTTGGTGACAAAATAAAGGTGATTAAGAATATggtaatcgaaaaaaaaagccCCGTACCTGGTACCTATCAACTAAATActttattcgttattttattatgatttacataattaaatataatcattacatttatctatgtaaGATTTCTTTAGCATACCTAAAAGTATAACTGCAATCTGCATTTAACATTGTCGTTAATTGTCatttgtacctacataatttaaaaaatgttttagcgtaaaaatttaaaacaattaaaaagtataaattcattgtcatttgtatataatttaaataatttatttaacatttttttaaattatataatactttttatcacccttaattattttttaaattatataggtacaaatgacaaataacaattattgacaATTTGCAGATTGCagctttatacttataaatatattaaaaaagt includes the following:
- the LOC113551560 gene encoding WW domain-binding protein 2 isoform X1 translates to MSLNTAHVQGGGCLIHAGECIILFTDAVTIDFHGQDGRAFHGSKVGKLFLTTHRLIFINKSDKDELLSFSMPFVTLKDVELEQPVFGSNYIKGKVRAQPNGNWVGEAKFKLIFKKGGAIDFGRAMLRAASMANSNYPQMDNPPAYAPPEGPYYMADVPYGVPPPGYYGWMPSTAAFPDAPPPQSVYRTDMPPPYPGIIGFTGNPGYASAPPAQTAPPPQLFNGQDTKAAEAAQSAYFDPNRPQMAYVPPPSYYELPPPYKEAENKKND
- the LOC113551560 gene encoding WW domain-binding protein 2 isoform X2 — encoded protein: MSLNTAHVQGGGCLIHAGECIILFTDAVTIDFHGQDGRAFHGSKVGKLFLTTHRLIFINKSDKDELLSFSMPFVTLKDVELEQPVFGSNYIKGKVRAQPNGNWVGEAKFKLIFKKGGAIDFGRAMLRAASMANSNYPQMDNPPAYAPPEGPYYMADVPYGVPPPGYYGWMPSTAAFPDAPPPQSVYRTDMPPPYPGIIGFTGNPGYASAPPAQTAPPPQLFNGQAAEAAQSAYFDPNRPQMAYVPPPSYYELPPPYKEAENKKND
- the LOC113551560 gene encoding WW domain-binding protein 2 isoform X3; translated protein: MSLNTAHVQGGGCLIHAGECIILFTDAVTIDFHGQDGRAFHGSKVGKLFLTTHRLIFINKSDKDELLSFSMPFVTLKDVELEQPVFGSNYIKGKVRAQPNGNWVGEAKFKLIFKKGGAIDFGRAMLRAASMANSNYPQMDNPPAYAPPEGPYYMADVPYGVPPPGYYGWMPSTAAFPDAPPPQSVYRTDMPPPYPGIIGFTGNPGYASAPPAQTAPPPQLFNGQAEAAQSAYFDPNRPQMAYVPPPSYYELPPPYKEAENKKND